The genomic DNA ACCTTCGACCGCCTCCTTAGAAGGGAGGTGCTCTATCCAGCTGAGCTAAGAGCCCTTAGCACTTAAAAAATAGTCGGGGTGGCAGGATTCGAACCTGCGGCCTCCACGTCCCAAACGTGGCGCGATAACCGGGCTACGCTACACCCCGAAAATTATTATTTTGTGTTAATTTAAACTGCGGAGAGACAGGGATTCGAACCCTGGGTACCTATTTCTAGGTACGACGATTTAGCAAACCGCTCCTTTCGGCCACTCAGGCACCTCTCCAATTTTGTAATGAACGTTGCAATAAATTGCGGATGCAAATGTATAACAACATCCTAAATAACACAACAAATTTACCTGTTTTTTTTAATAATTATTCTGGATATTCAATTCTTAAATGGTAAATGTTTGCTAGCTTGCGTTTTAGCACTTTTTTAATATGTTGAATTTCTTTAAAAGTAATATTTGCATTTAAGAATTGACCATCTTCCATTTGCTTATTTAGTATATTTTCTACAAAATTATCAATTTTTATAGAGGTTGGTTCTTTTAAACTTTTAGATGCCGCTTCTACACTATCACACATCATTAAAATTGCAGTTTCTTTACTAAATGGTTTTGGACCTTTATATGAGAAGTCTTTAATATCTATAGCCTCATTAATTGCTTTCTCTTTCATATAAAAATAATAAACTGTACTAGTACCGTGATGTGTTCTAATAAAATCTATAACTCGATCTGGCAAATTATTTTTCTTTGCTATTTCAATTCCATTAATAACATGATCAACTATTATTTTTGCACTTTCTTTTGCAGAAAGCTCATCATGAGGGTTTAATCCTGACGATTGATTTTCTGTAAAATATGTAGGATTTTTCATTTTACCTATATCATGATATAATGCTCCTACTCTAGTTAGCATTGCATTTGCACCTATTTCATTTGCTGCTGCTTCAGCTAAATTAGCTACGTTTAATGAGTGATGAAAGGTTCCTGGCGCTTCATCAGCTAGACGCTTTAAAAGCTTTGTATTGGTGTCTGACAATTCTAATAAAGACACGTCTGAAACTAACCCAAAAAGTCTTTCATAAATATAAATTAGAGGTTGTACAAAAAGTGTTGCTAAGCCACAAAGCGCAAACATACCAAAGGTTTCCCATTTTAAATTGTCTACACTACCTTCATGAATTACAAAAAATGCAAAATATGCTATAATATATACCAATGTTATTTGTCCAACTGATATAAATAAATTAGCACGTTTATATAATTCAGACACTGTTAAAATTGTAACTATTCCTGCTATAATTTGCAAAAACATATATTCATAACTATTAGGCACTATAGAACCTAATAGTAATACTGTTATTACGTGTGTAAACAAACCTAATCTTGCATCAAAAAAGGCTTTTAAAACCAGAGGTAATACTGCAATTGGAACTATATAAATAAAAGATATATTATAATTTACAACCAACGTAGTTAATAAAACCATTAAAAAAACATTGAAAAAAATAAAGGTCACTTTGGTATTATTATTAAATACATCTAACCTGTACTTTCTTAAAAAAAGTAATAACATTAATAGAGCTAAAGCAACTAACAATGTATAAGCGAATACGATTAAATTATAGTTTGATTGTGTCCAAACCTGAGATTGATATTCTGATTCTAATGATTTTAAAATGGTGTATTTATTACCTTCTACAACTTCTCCTTTAGAAATGATTAATTGATCTTTTTCTATACTTCCTCTTGTATATGAAATTGTTTTTAAAGCTTCATCCAAAGCTTTATCTGTTAAGTTCTTATCGTATTGAAGATTAGATTTTATTATGTTAAAAAATAAATTTTTTAACGGTGTTTTATACTCTAATAAATTGGCCTTTTTAAGGTCTGATTCTATTTTACTACTTATATCTTTAAGCGTGTATAAATTAGAATACTGCGTTTTGCTTCTTTCTACTCTATCTTCTAAAATTATAACATTAGAGAGTTTTGATAATGCTAAATCTTGATCTACTATTCCAAAATTATATAAATCATTTAATATCGTTTTTCCTTTATTATATATGGTTATTGTTGAACCATATATAGAGTCCGGAAATTGTGTTTTAAATTCTTTTTCAAATTGTCTTTTAACTTCGGGATATATAGTTGTATTTATATTAAAATACTTAATTGTATTTTCTTGAATTTGTATTTTTTCTTTCTCTAATTCTTCAGTTGTTTTTTGTACAGCAAAATTAAATGGCGCATATAAGGTTTCAGACTGCCATGGTTTTCCTTTTTCAAAATCATATTTAAATCTTCCGCTTTTCGGAAATAAATAAACCACTAAAAATGTGGTACATATAAAAAGAATAATTTTATATATAAGAGAATGATTTTTATAAAAAGAATTGATAAAGTCTTTCATTTTAAAGCTAATAGATTTCTATAGAAAATCAAATGTAATAAATCTTGACTTCTAATAAGAGTTATTATCTTGCTAAGGTTCTCATTTTTTATAAAAAATCCTTAATTTCGCAAGAATTAAAATAAAGACTTATAATTATGAAAGAAGTTGTTATTGTTTCTGCTGCTAGAACTCCAATAGGAAGTTTTCTAGGTGCATTATCTACTATACCTGCACCAAAACTTGGTGCAATTGCTATAAAAGGCGCTCTTGATAAAATTAATTTAAAGCCAGAATTGGTTGAAGAAGTTTTAATGGGGAATGTTGTACAAGCTGGAACAGGCCAAGCTCCTGCAAGACAAGCAGCAATATTTGCTGGAATTCCAAATACTGTACCTTGTACAACTATTAATAAAGTTTGCGCATCTGGAATGAAAACAGTCATGCAAGCTGCTCAAGCTATTGCTTTAGGTGATGCTGAAATTGTTGTTGCTGGAGGTATGGAAAATATGAGTTTAATACCACATTATTACCATGCAAGAACTGCTACAAAATTTGGCCCTGCTAAATTAGAAGATGGTATGCAAAAAGATGGTTTAGTTGATGTTTACGATCAAAATGCAATGGGCGTTTGTGCAGATGCTTGTGCTACGGAATATAATTTTTCTAGAGAAGATCAAGATGCTTATGCTATACAATCTTACAAAAGATCTGCTGCTGCTTGGGAAACTGGTAAATTTAATAATGAAATTGTACCAGTTGCTGTGCCACAAAGACGTGGTGATGATATTATTGTTACTGAGGATGAAGAATATAAGAATGTAAGAATGGATAAAATTCCTGGACTACGTCCTGCATTTTCTAAAGAAGGAACTGTAACGGCTGCTAATGCATCTACCATTAACGATGGCGCAGGTGCTATGGTTTTAATGAGTAAAGAAAAAGCTGAAGCATTAGGTTTAAAAC from Lacinutrix sp. 5H-3-7-4 includes the following:
- a CDS encoding HD family phosphohydrolase, with the translated sequence MKDFINSFYKNHSLIYKIILFICTTFLVVYLFPKSGRFKYDFEKGKPWQSETLYAPFNFAVQKTTEELEKEKIQIQENTIKYFNINTTIYPEVKRQFEKEFKTQFPDSIYGSTITIYNKGKTILNDLYNFGIVDQDLALSKLSNVIILEDRVERSKTQYSNLYTLKDISSKIESDLKKANLLEYKTPLKNLFFNIIKSNLQYDKNLTDKALDEALKTISYTRGSIEKDQLIISKGEVVEGNKYTILKSLESEYQSQVWTQSNYNLIVFAYTLLVALALLMLLLFLRKYRLDVFNNNTKVTFIFFNVFLMVLLTTLVVNYNISFIYIVPIAVLPLVLKAFFDARLGLFTHVITVLLLGSIVPNSYEYMFLQIIAGIVTILTVSELYKRANLFISVGQITLVYIIAYFAFFVIHEGSVDNLKWETFGMFALCGLATLFVQPLIYIYERLFGLVSDVSLLELSDTNTKLLKRLADEAPGTFHHSLNVANLAEAAANEIGANAMLTRVGALYHDIGKMKNPTYFTENQSSGLNPHDELSAKESAKIIVDHVINGIEIAKKNNLPDRVIDFIRTHHGTSTVYYFYMKEKAINEAIDIKDFSYKGPKPFSKETAILMMCDSVEAASKSLKEPTSIKIDNFVENILNKQMEDGQFLNANITFKEIQHIKKVLKRKLANIYHLRIEYPE
- a CDS encoding acetyl-CoA C-acyltransferase codes for the protein MKEVVIVSAARTPIGSFLGALSTIPAPKLGAIAIKGALDKINLKPELVEEVLMGNVVQAGTGQAPARQAAIFAGIPNTVPCTTINKVCASGMKTVMQAAQAIALGDAEIVVAGGMENMSLIPHYYHARTATKFGPAKLEDGMQKDGLVDVYDQNAMGVCADACATEYNFSREDQDAYAIQSYKRSAAAWETGKFNNEIVPVAVPQRRGDDIIVTEDEEYKNVRMDKIPGLRPAFSKEGTVTAANASTINDGAGAMVLMSKEKAEALGLKPLATIKSYADAAHEPKWFTTAPAKALPKALDKAGIDIKDVDYFEFNEAFAVVGLANMKILGLKDTNVNVNGGAVSLGHPLGCSGVRILITLLNVLEQNNAKIGAAAICNGGGGASALVLERN